One genomic region from Chromatiales bacterium 21-64-14 encodes:
- a CDS encoding glucose-6-phosphate isomerase, producing MTSLTRCDAWKALKTHFREIAKVHMRDLFHEDPRRFERFSVRFEDFLLDYSKNRITGETVELLLALARERELPRWIERMFTGEKINTTEGRAVLHVALRNRSNRPIRVDGADVMPEVNAVLAHMRRFTEAVRAAQWRGCTGAAITDVVNIGIGGSDLGPLMVTEALRPYGGPITAHFVSNVDGTHLAETLKGLRAETTLFVVASKTFTTQETLINAHSARRWFLEHTGDEAGIARHFVAVSTNREAVSAFGIDPENMFEFWDWVGGRYSLWSAIGLSIALYVGMDRFEELLDGAHRMDEHFRATPLERNLPVILGVLGVWYGDFFGAQTHALLPYDQYLHRFPAYFQQGDMESNGKRVTREGRPVAYQTGPILWGEPGTNGQHAFYQLIHQGTELVTADFIAPMETHNPMGEHHRILLSNFFAQTEALMRGKTEAEARAELEEQGLSGRALTRLLPHKVFPGNRPTNSILFRKLTPRSLGTLIALYEHKIFVQGVIWGINSFDQWGVELGKQLAKAILPELAPGAPVGAHDASTRALIQYYRDHQGQ from the coding sequence ATGACCTCACTGACGCGTTGTGATGCTTGGAAGGCCCTCAAGACCCATTTCCGGGAGATCGCGAAGGTCCACATGCGCGATTTGTTCCACGAAGACCCGCGCCGTTTCGAGCGTTTCTCCGTGCGCTTCGAGGATTTCTTGCTCGATTACTCCAAGAATCGCATCACTGGCGAGACCGTGGAGCTGCTGCTGGCCCTGGCCCGCGAGCGGGAGCTGCCGCGCTGGATCGAACGGATGTTCACCGGCGAGAAGATCAACACCACCGAGGGCCGCGCGGTGCTGCACGTGGCGCTGCGCAACCGTTCCAACCGACCGATCCGCGTGGACGGTGCCGACGTCATGCCCGAGGTCAACGCGGTGCTCGCCCACATGCGCCGTTTCACCGAGGCGGTGCGCGCGGCCCAGTGGCGCGGCTGTACCGGCGCGGCCATCACCGACGTGGTCAACATCGGTATCGGCGGCTCCGACCTCGGCCCGTTGATGGTGACCGAGGCGCTGCGGCCCTATGGGGGGCCCATTACCGCGCACTTCGTCTCCAACGTGGACGGCACCCATTTGGCGGAGACCCTGAAGGGGCTGCGCGCGGAGACCACGCTGTTCGTGGTGGCCTCCAAGACCTTCACCACCCAGGAGACCTTGATCAACGCCCATAGCGCGCGGCGCTGGTTTCTGGAGCACACCGGGGACGAGGCCGGCATCGCGCGCCATTTCGTGGCGGTGTCGACCAACCGGGAGGCGGTGAGCGCGTTCGGCATCGACCCCGAGAACATGTTCGAATTCTGGGATTGGGTCGGGGGACGCTACTCCCTGTGGTCCGCCATCGGGCTTTCCATCGCGCTCTACGTCGGCATGGACCGGTTCGAAGAGCTGCTGGACGGCGCGCACCGGATGGATGAACACTTCCGCGCCACGCCGCTGGAACGCAATCTGCCGGTGATACTCGGGGTGCTGGGCGTCTGGTACGGCGATTTCTTCGGGGCCCAGACCCACGCCCTGTTGCCCTATGATCAATACCTGCACCGCTTCCCGGCCTACTTCCAGCAAGGCGACATGGAGAGCAACGGCAAACGCGTCACCCGCGAGGGACGCCCGGTGGCTTATCAGACCGGCCCGATCCTGTGGGGCGAGCCCGGCACCAATGGCCAGCACGCCTTCTACCAGCTCATCCACCAAGGCACCGAACTGGTGACCGCGGACTTCATCGCCCCGATGGAGACACACAACCCCATGGGCGAGCATCATCGCATCCTGCTGTCGAACTTCTTCGCCCAGACCGAGGCGTTGATGCGCGGCAAGACCGAGGCGGAGGCGCGCGCCGAGCTGGAAGAGCAGGGGCTGTCCGGCCGCGCCCTGACGCGCCTGCTGCCCCACAAGGTCTTTCCCGGCAACCGGCCCACCAACTCTATCCTGTTCCGCAAACTCACGCCGCGCAGCCTCGGCACCCTGATCGCCCTCTACGAGCACAAGATCTTCGTGCAGGGCGTGATCTGGGGGATCAACTCGTTCGATCAATGGGGCGTGGAGTTGGGCAAGCAACTGGCCAAGGCGATCCTGCCGGAACTGGCGCCGGGCGCGCCGGTAGGGGCCCACGACGCTTCCACGCGGGCGCTGATCCAGTATTATCGGGATCATCAAGGACAGTAG
- a CDS encoding tRNA epoxyqueuosine(34) reductase QueG: protein MAYLRRLWIAKRSGNRARRLGFPRPGVASTIGAATHTTLEHSVNPPTKSITARVPPANLDPAALVADIRRWGRELGFEAVGITNTDLAAAETRLLNWLAQERHGEMGYMARHGVRRSRPGDLLPGTLRVISARMAYWPPAGADPEAVLADPTRGYVSRYALGRDYHKVLRRRLQLLAERIAVVTGPFGYRAFVDSAPVLEKALAEKAGLGWIGKHTNLLATHTGSWFFLGELYTDLPLPVDTPATAHCGTCQACIDACPTGAIVAPYQLDARRCIAYLTIELHGAIPVELRAPIGNRIYGCDDCQLVCPWNRYARPTPETDFLPRHGLDAAGLTALFAWTEAEFLERTEGSPIRRIGHERWLRNVAVALGNAPGTPEVVAALGARADHPSALVREHVAWALDRHRVARD, encoded by the coding sequence ATGGCCTACCTGCGCAGATTATGGATCGCGAAACGCAGTGGCAACCGAGCCCGGCGGCTTGGGTTCCCACGCCCCGGCGTCGCGTCCACAATAGGGGCCGCAACGCATACCACTCTGGAACATAGCGTGAACCCCCCAACGAAATCCATCACTGCTCGTGTACCACCCGCGAACCTGGACCCCGCCGCCCTCGTCGCGGACATCCGGCGGTGGGGACGGGAGCTGGGATTCGAGGCCGTCGGCATCACCAACACCGACCTCGCCGCGGCGGAGACACGGCTGTTGAACTGGCTCGCCCAGGAGCGCCACGGCGAGATGGGCTACATGGCGCGCCACGGCGTGCGGCGCAGCCGCCCCGGGGACCTGTTGCCGGGGACCCTGCGGGTGATCTCCGCGCGTATGGCGTACTGGCCACCCGCGGGCGCCGATCCGGAAGCGGTACTGGCGGACCCCACGCGCGGCTATGTGTCGCGCTACGCCCTGGGGCGTGACTACCACAAGGTGCTGCGCCGGCGCCTGCAACTCCTGGCGGAGCGCATCGCCGTGGTCACCGGTCCATTCGGATACCGGGCGTTCGTGGACAGCGCGCCGGTGCTGGAGAAGGCCCTGGCCGAGAAGGCGGGGCTGGGCTGGATCGGCAAACACACCAACCTGCTCGCCACCCACACCGGATCCTGGTTCTTCCTGGGGGAACTGTACACCGACCTGCCGCTGCCGGTGGACACCCCCGCCACCGCGCACTGCGGCACCTGCCAGGCGTGCATCGACGCCTGTCCCACTGGGGCCATCGTCGCCCCCTATCAACTCGACGCGCGGCGCTGCATCGCCTATCTCACCATCGAGTTGCACGGTGCGATACCGGTGGAACTGCGCGCACCGATCGGCAACCGCATCTACGGCTGCGACGACTGCCAACTGGTGTGCCCGTGGAACCGCTATGCGCGCCCGACCCCGGAGACCGATTTTCTGCCGCGCCACGGTCTCGACGCCGCCGGCCTCACCGCGCTGTTCGCCTGGACTGAGGCCGAGTTCCTGGAGCGCACCGAGGGCAGCCCGATTCGGCGCATCGGCCACGAGCGCTGGCTACGCAACGTGGCCGTCGCCCTGGGCAACGCCCCCGGCACCCCGGAAGTGGTGGCGGCCCTCGGCGCCCGTGCCGATCATCCTTCCGCACTGGTGCGCGAGCACGTGGCCTGGGCGCTGGACCGCCACCGGGTAGCGCGGGACTGA
- a CDS encoding pyridoxamine 5'-phosphate oxidase, whose amino-acid sequence MGQKYAEIPDKLRLFIEDQKIFFVGTAAADGRVNISPKGMDSLRILDPNRVVWLSVTGSGNETSAHVQENPRMTMMFAAFEGNPMILRVYGSARVIHKTDQDWGGLFSLFDPIPGARQIFDLAVDLVQTSCGMGVPFFDYAGEREQLRDWAVKKGAEGIEEYWKQKNQASIDGKPTNIVEKNI is encoded by the coding sequence ATGGGCCAAAAATACGCTGAGATCCCAGATAAGCTTCGACTGTTTATCGAAGATCAGAAGATCTTCTTCGTCGGTACCGCGGCCGCGGACGGCCGGGTGAATATCTCACCGAAAGGGATGGACTCGCTCCGGATCCTGGATCCGAACCGTGTGGTGTGGCTGAGCGTTACCGGCAGCGGCAATGAGACCTCTGCTCACGTACAGGAAAACCCACGGATGACCATGATGTTCGCCGCCTTCGAAGGCAATCCGATGATTCTGCGTGTTTACGGAAGCGCACGGGTGATCCATAAAACTGACCAGGATTGGGGCGGCCTGTTTTCTCTGTTCGATCCTATCCCCGGCGCACGGCAGATCTTCGACCTTGCGGTCGATCTGGTGCAGACGTCCTGCGGGATGGGGGTTCCGTTTTTTGATTACGCCGGGGAGCGCGAACAGTTGAGGGACTGGGCCGTAAAAAAGGGCGCGGAAGGTATAGAGGAATATTGGAAGCAAAAGAATCAGGCCAGCATCGATGGGAAGCCAACCAATATCGTCGAAAAAAATATCTGA
- a CDS encoding glucose-6-phosphate dehydrogenase: MVDACTFVIFGATGNLARTKLLPALYHLEVAGRLPEGQTVLGIGRRPWDAEQWRAEVREALTGKARGGLDSAVFERFQQRLHYFQLDLTDAEAYLGLKQTLHDTAQFSENLVFYMAIRPAEFSVVADNLAQAGLNGEDAGWRRLVVEKPFGYDLESAERLDARLHRGFQEEQIYRIDHYLGKGTIQNVLVFRFANLMLEPLWNRNYIDHVQITHSEARGVEGRAEYYEGAGALRDMIQSHLLQMLTLVAMEPPASLDAESLRDEKVKVLRSIRPIPKSAVHAHAFRAQYARGQMGGKKVPGYLEEPGVAAQSTTETFAALRLYIDNWRWRNVPFYLRTGKRLAKDNSLISIRFKHPPQQLFRETQIDQIRPNWLLMNIQPSECLRLELQVKEPGLEMRAQTTRMDASSCGINLTDLDAYEALLLDVIDGDHSLFLRYDEVAWAWRVVDPILKVWSVERDFIHPYPAGSWGAQEANRLFERDDQQWRNLLDEEEAP, translated from the coding sequence ATGGTCGACGCTTGCACGTTTGTGATCTTCGGTGCCACCGGTAATCTGGCCCGCACTAAGCTGTTACCTGCACTCTATCACCTGGAGGTGGCGGGCCGGCTTCCCGAGGGCCAGACGGTGCTGGGGATCGGACGTCGCCCCTGGGACGCGGAACAATGGCGCGCCGAGGTGCGCGAGGCCCTCACCGGTAAGGCCCGGGGCGGTCTCGATAGCGCGGTGTTCGAGCGTTTTCAGCAGCGCCTGCACTATTTTCAGCTCGACCTCACGGACGCGGAGGCCTATCTGGGTCTCAAGCAGACCCTGCACGACACCGCCCAGTTCTCCGAGAATCTGGTCTTCTACATGGCGATCCGCCCCGCGGAGTTCAGCGTGGTTGCCGACAACTTGGCGCAGGCCGGGCTCAACGGCGAAGATGCGGGTTGGCGGCGCCTGGTGGTGGAAAAGCCCTTCGGCTATGACCTGGAGAGCGCGGAGCGGCTCGACGCGCGCCTGCACCGGGGTTTCCAGGAGGAACAGATCTATCGCATCGACCACTACCTGGGCAAGGGAACGATACAGAACGTGCTCGTGTTCCGCTTCGCCAACCTCATGTTGGAACCGCTCTGGAACCGCAACTACATCGACCACGTTCAGATCACCCATTCCGAGGCGCGTGGTGTGGAGGGACGCGCCGAGTACTATGAGGGCGCCGGCGCGCTGCGCGACATGATACAGAGTCATTTGCTCCAGATGCTGACCTTGGTCGCGATGGAGCCGCCTGCAAGCCTGGACGCGGAGTCGCTGCGCGACGAGAAGGTCAAGGTATTGCGCTCGATCCGTCCCATCCCCAAGAGCGCGGTCCACGCGCATGCGTTCCGTGCCCAGTACGCCCGTGGGCAGATGGGGGGCAAGAAGGTCCCCGGCTATCTGGAGGAGCCGGGGGTCGCGGCGCAGAGCACCACTGAGACCTTTGCGGCGCTGCGGCTTTACATTGATAACTGGCGCTGGCGCAACGTCCCGTTCTATTTGCGTACCGGCAAGCGCTTGGCGAAGGACAACTCGCTGATCTCCATTCGGTTCAAGCATCCACCCCAGCAGTTGTTCCGGGAGACCCAGATCGACCAGATCCGGCCCAACTGGCTGCTGATGAATATTCAGCCCAGCGAGTGTCTGCGCCTGGAACTTCAGGTCAAGGAACCTGGCCTGGAAATGCGCGCGCAGACTACCCGTATGGATGCCTCCTCCTGCGGGATCAATCTGACCGACCTGGACGCCTACGAAGCCCTGCTGCTGGATGTCATCGACGGCGACCACTCGCTGTTTCTGCGCTACGATGAAGTGGCGTGGGCGTGGCGGGTGGTGGATCCGATCCTCAAGGTGTGGTCGGTAGAGCGCGATTTCATTCACCCCTATCCAGCGGGTAGTTGGGGCGCCCAGGAGGCGAACCGGCTGTTCGAGCGGGACGACCAGCAGTGGCGGAACCTGCTGGATGAAGAAGAGGCACCGTAG
- a CDS encoding TetR family transcriptional regulator, with translation MIAPMVTRQPDHTRSRLLEAAFAEIHQQGFQGASLTRILEGTGLTKGALYHHFPTKQELGLAVVDEVIHERLDAILFTPLRQGADPIGTLLALIRARAADASPATVRLGCPLNNLMQEMSPVDPQFRARLTRVLEDWTAAVESALRRGQAQGQLRAGVDCREAALFITAAWEGCFGVCKNLQSVPALTGCLRQLEGYVRGLLMTP, from the coding sequence ATGATAGCGCCCATGGTCACCCGCCAACCCGATCACACACGCTCCCGCCTTCTGGAGGCCGCCTTTGCGGAGATCCACCAGCAGGGGTTTCAGGGTGCCAGCCTGACGCGGATCCTGGAGGGTACTGGGCTGACCAAGGGGGCCCTGTACCACCACTTCCCGACCAAGCAGGAACTGGGTCTCGCGGTGGTGGACGAGGTGATCCACGAGCGCCTGGACGCGATCCTGTTCACGCCGTTGCGGCAGGGTGCGGATCCGATCGGGACGCTGTTGGCGCTGATCCGGGCGCGGGCGGCGGATGCGAGCCCGGCCACGGTACGGCTTGGATGCCCGCTCAACAATCTGATGCAGGAGATGAGTCCGGTCGACCCGCAGTTCCGGGCGCGATTGACCCGGGTGCTGGAGGATTGGACCGCTGCGGTGGAGAGTGCCCTGCGGCGCGGGCAGGCCCAGGGGCAGCTGCGCGCCGGGGTGGATTGCCGGGAAGCGGCCCTGTTCATCACCGCGGCCTGGGAAGGTTGTTTCGGGGTCTGCAAGAACCTCCAGTCGGTACCCGCGTTGACGGGGTGCCTGCGTCAGTTGGAGGGGTATGTGCGGGGGCTGTTGATGACGCCGTGA
- a CDS encoding starch synthase — translation MKILFAASEAHPLIKTGGLADVAGSLPGALRRLHQDVRLILPAYRAVLERLPDAAVISEFTVPGAPEPVRLRQATLAEDGVPVYLVDVPALFDRSGGPYLDPQGREWYDNALRFATFCHAVVEVARNQAGLSWAPDVVHCHDWQTGLIPPLLIRAPRRPATVFTIHNLAYQGVFTLDAFQYLGLPPEWWSIHALEFYGGFSFIKGGLVYSDRLTTVSPSYAREICTPQFGCGLEGVLQGRAEHLTGILNGVDYRTWDPSRDGLIPHRYSSRAMQGKQQNKVALQKQLGLTAAPRTPLLGHIGRMVEQKGIDLILDTLPALMAEDLQLVILGNGDPRFEKAFRTAAAHYPGQLAVHNGYDEALAHGIEAGCDLFLMPSRFEPCGLNQLYSLRYGTVPVVRRTGGLADTVVDADDKAMKTRRATGFVFEESSADALYAAVGRALDHYRKGTQWPELVRTGMQQDFSWKRSAQQYLTLYRGI, via the coding sequence ATGAAGATCCTGTTCGCCGCCAGTGAGGCACATCCCCTGATCAAGACCGGCGGATTGGCCGACGTGGCGGGCAGCCTGCCCGGTGCCCTGCGGCGGCTGCATCAGGACGTGCGGCTGATCCTCCCGGCCTACCGTGCGGTCCTGGAACGGCTGCCGGACGCCGCGGTGATCTCCGAATTCACGGTCCCGGGCGCACCGGAACCGGTGCGCCTGCGCCAGGCTACGCTGGCCGAGGACGGGGTGCCGGTCTACCTGGTGGACGTCCCCGCGCTGTTCGACCGTAGCGGTGGCCCGTACCTCGATCCGCAAGGGCGTGAGTGGTACGACAACGCGCTGCGCTTCGCCACGTTCTGCCACGCAGTGGTGGAGGTGGCCCGCAACCAAGCGGGGCTCAGCTGGGCACCCGATGTGGTGCACTGCCACGATTGGCAGACCGGCCTGATCCCACCGCTGCTGATCCGCGCGCCGCGCCGCCCGGCAACGGTGTTCACCATCCACAACCTGGCCTACCAGGGCGTCTTCACTTTGGACGCATTTCAGTATTTGGGATTGCCGCCGGAGTGGTGGTCGATCCACGCCCTGGAGTTCTACGGCGGCTTTTCCTTCATCAAAGGCGGGCTGGTCTACTCCGACCGCCTGACCACCGTGAGCCCGTCCTACGCGCGGGAGATATGCACACCGCAGTTCGGCTGCGGCCTGGAAGGCGTGTTGCAAGGCCGCGCCGAGCACCTGACCGGGATCCTGAACGGCGTGGACTACCGGACCTGGGATCCGTCCCGGGACGGCCTCATCCCACACCGCTACAGCAGCCGCGCGATGCAGGGCAAGCAGCAGAACAAGGTGGCGCTGCAAAAGCAGCTCGGACTCACCGCCGCGCCACGCACCCCACTGCTCGGACACATCGGGCGCATGGTGGAGCAAAAGGGGATTGATCTGATTCTGGACACCCTGCCCGCCCTGATGGCGGAAGACCTCCAACTCGTGATCCTGGGCAACGGCGATCCGCGCTTCGAGAAGGCGTTTCGCACCGCCGCCGCCCACTACCCCGGGCAACTGGCCGTTCACAACGGATACGACGAGGCCCTCGCCCATGGAATCGAGGCCGGCTGCGATCTGTTCCTGATGCCCTCGCGATTCGAGCCCTGCGGACTGAACCAGTTGTACAGTCTGCGCTACGGGACCGTCCCGGTGGTACGCCGCACCGGCGGGCTCGCCGACACCGTGGTGGATGCGGATGACAAGGCCATGAAGACCCGGCGCGCCACTGGATTCGTGTTCGAGGAGTCCAGCGCCGACGCCTTGTACGCCGCCGTCGGACGCGCCCTCGACCACTACCGCAAGGGGACCCAGTGGCCGGAGCTGGTGCGCACCGGCATGCAGCAAGACTTCAGCTGGAAACGCAGCGCGCAACAGTACCTGACCCTGTACCGGGGGATCTGA
- a CDS encoding phosphoenolpyruvate carboxylase has translation MDRPSRDKELRSQVKLFGNLLGNVLHTHAGGNVLAAVEALRKGFISLRQEANPRRHTRLMRLVQRLSPEITTHVVRAFSTYFSLVNIAEEAFQHRQRRRQMRAGGPLWTGSFDEAMRWFHAQGIEPAQLQHLLDRLAYIPVFTAHPTEAKRRTILEALRRIFVTSEQLYTADIGKEDRQEIIQHLESQIQVLWKTDEVRVQRPQVRDEIRNGLYYFKESLFSAVPITYRYLEKGIRRVYGDEAAQKIRVPSFLRFGSWIGGDRDGNPNVVPETTELAVYLQAREALTEYLRRVSALSLLLTHSIRMCTPSAALLASLEQDATTYTEALKDNPTRFSHEPYRRKLFFMRYRLEINLRAVRRHLAERPLEQPEVGYRSERELLEDLYLLRDSLISHGDRNIAEQELKDLIRLVETFGFSLTQLDLREESSRHTRAVADICRQFPGGPDYEGQDEDGRLAVLEDLIGRPGTLTVDRGALRPETRTALEVCDVVARVRAALSADAFGTYIVSMTHHASHVLEVMLLARIAGLVGLNEQGWYCHLRVTPLFETIEDLTHIEEVLSTLLDHPTYAALLHASGNLQEVMLGYSDSCKDGGILASGWSLYEAQKKILALTESRGVRCRLFHGRGGTIGRGGGPTHESILAQPPGTVHGGIKFTEQGEVLSYKYSNVETAVYELTMGCSGLMKASYCLIQTPRADNEAHSTHMTELARLGEEAYRGLTDATPGFMDYFYEATPVSEIGLLNIGSRPSHRAHAVRSKESIRAIPWVFGWAQSRHTLPAWYGIGSALARWRGDDPQRLATLRAMYQEWPFFRALLSNTQMSLFKAEMTIAGEYTRLSADPARAGEIYQKIRAEFQRTVLEVLEVTQLNGLLEENPPLAVSLTRRNPYLDPLNHIQLTVLERYRDESLTDAERDMWRDPLLRTINAIAAGMRNTG, from the coding sequence ATGGATCGTCCGTCACGGGACAAAGAGTTGCGCTCGCAGGTAAAGTTGTTCGGCAACCTGCTGGGCAATGTCCTGCATACCCACGCGGGCGGCAATGTCCTCGCCGCCGTGGAGGCCCTGCGCAAGGGCTTCATCAGCCTGCGCCAGGAGGCCAACCCGCGCCGGCACACGCGCCTGATGCGTCTGGTCCAACGCCTGAGCCCGGAAATCACCACCCACGTGGTGCGCGCATTCAGCACCTATTTCAGCTTAGTAAACATCGCCGAGGAGGCCTTCCAGCACCGCCAACGCCGCCGTCAGATGCGCGCCGGCGGCCCGCTGTGGACCGGTTCCTTCGACGAGGCCATGCGCTGGTTCCATGCGCAGGGAATCGAACCGGCCCAGCTCCAGCACCTGCTGGACCGGCTCGCCTATATCCCCGTGTTCACCGCGCACCCCACCGAGGCGAAGCGGCGCACCATCCTGGAAGCGCTGCGGCGCATCTTCGTCACCAGCGAGCAGCTCTACACCGCCGATATCGGCAAGGAGGATCGCCAGGAGATCATCCAGCACCTGGAGAGCCAGATTCAGGTGCTCTGGAAGACCGACGAGGTCCGGGTACAACGGCCCCAGGTGCGCGATGAGATCCGCAATGGGCTCTATTATTTCAAGGAGTCCCTGTTCTCGGCAGTACCCATCACCTACCGCTACCTGGAGAAAGGTATCCGCCGGGTCTACGGTGACGAGGCCGCCCAGAAGATCCGCGTCCCGAGCTTTCTGCGTTTCGGATCCTGGATCGGCGGGGACCGCGACGGCAACCCGAACGTCGTCCCGGAGACCACAGAACTCGCGGTCTACCTGCAGGCCCGGGAGGCACTCACTGAGTATCTGCGCCGGGTGAGCGCCCTCAGCCTGCTGCTCACCCACTCGATCCGCATGTGCACGCCCAGTGCGGCGCTGCTCGCCAGCCTGGAGCAGGACGCGACCACCTACACGGAGGCCCTGAAGGACAACCCCACCCGCTTCAGCCACGAACCCTATCGACGCAAGCTGTTTTTCATGCGCTACCGGCTGGAGATCAATCTACGAGCGGTACGTCGCCACTTGGCGGAACGGCCGCTGGAGCAGCCCGAGGTCGGCTACCGATCGGAGCGTGAACTGCTGGAGGACCTCTATCTCCTTCGCGACTCGCTGATCAGCCACGGCGACCGCAATATCGCCGAACAGGAGCTGAAGGACCTGATCCGGCTGGTGGAGACCTTCGGCTTCTCTCTCACCCAGCTCGACCTGCGGGAGGAGTCCTCGCGCCACACCCGCGCCGTGGCGGATATCTGCCGCCAATTCCCGGGCGGCCCCGACTACGAGGGCCAGGACGAGGACGGTCGGCTCGCGGTGCTCGAGGATCTGATCGGGCGGCCCGGAACGCTGACCGTGGACCGCGGCGCGTTGCGCCCGGAGACACGCACCGCGCTGGAGGTGTGCGACGTGGTAGCGCGCGTGCGCGCGGCCCTCAGCGCCGATGCGTTCGGCACCTACATCGTCTCCATGACCCACCACGCCAGCCACGTGCTGGAGGTCATGCTGCTGGCACGGATCGCGGGGCTCGTCGGCCTGAACGAACAGGGTTGGTACTGCCACCTGCGGGTCACGCCCCTGTTCGAGACCATCGAGGACCTGACCCACATCGAGGAGGTGCTCTCGACCCTCCTGGATCACCCCACTTACGCCGCCCTGCTGCACGCCTCCGGCAACCTGCAGGAGGTGATGCTGGGCTACTCGGATTCGTGCAAGGACGGCGGCATCCTGGCTTCCGGGTGGAGCCTGTACGAGGCGCAAAAGAAGATTCTCGCGCTCACCGAGAGCCGCGGCGTGCGCTGCCGGCTGTTCCACGGCCGCGGGGGCACCATCGGCCGCGGCGGCGGCCCAACCCATGAATCGATCCTCGCCCAGCCTCCGGGTACCGTGCACGGGGGGATCAAGTTCACCGAACAGGGCGAGGTGTTGTCCTACAAATACAGCAACGTGGAGACCGCGGTCTACGAACTCACCATGGGGTGCAGCGGCCTCATGAAGGCCAGCTACTGCCTGATCCAGACCCCGCGCGCGGACAACGAAGCCCACAGCACCCATATGACGGAGCTGGCACGCCTCGGGGAAGAGGCATACCGAGGGCTTACCGACGCGACCCCGGGATTCATGGACTACTTCTACGAAGCGACGCCAGTCAGCGAGATCGGGCTGCTCAACATCGGCTCCCGTCCCAGCCATCGGGCCCATGCCGTGCGCTCCAAGGAGTCCATCCGCGCCATCCCCTGGGTGTTCGGCTGGGCCCAGTCGCGGCATACGCTGCCGGCTTGGTATGGGATCGGCAGCGCGCTCGCGCGCTGGCGCGGCGACGACCCGCAGCGCTTGGCGACCCTGCGCGCCATGTACCAGGAATGGCCGTTCTTCCGCGCCTTGCTGAGCAACACCCAGATGTCCCTTTTCAAGGCGGAGATGACCATCGCCGGCGAGTACACACGCTTGAGCGCCGATCCGGCGCGTGCCGGGGAAATTTATCAGAAGATCCGCGCCGAATTTCAGCGCACCGTGCTGGAGGTGCTGGAGGTGACCCAGCTCAATGGGCTACTGGAGGAGAACCCACCGCTGGCCGTGTCCCTCACGCGCCGCAATCCCTACCTCGACCCCCTCAACCACATTCAGCTCACGGTACTGGAGCGGTATCGCGACGAATCCCTCACGGATGCCGAACGGGACATGTGGCGCGACCCCCTGCTGCGCACCATCAACGCCATTGCCGCGGGTATGCGCAATACCGGCTGA